Below is a window of Candidatus Paceibacterota bacterium DNA.
TTTTCCACGAAGTGAATACAGCATTTCATACGGCACAATCAAAGCATCAGGTGACTTTCCTGTAGCAACAGCTTCAAGAAGGGTGTTGTATAAAGTATCTTCTGATACTTGGGTGTAGCCAACATTTGCAAAATAGTTTGGCTTACCTCCCTCATTATTATTCATCCGAGAAATGGTGTTCTCATCAACGGTTCCCCACACAGAAACCCTAACATCATTTGTTTCGTTACCACCACCTTGCCCACCGAGCGCAAGAAAGATGACTGCAAGCACAAGTACTGCACCACAACCAATATAAAAGAATAATTTAAACCTACTAATTCCTAATAAATTTCCCATTGATTATGTTCTATTTCGTAAAAATAATACCATAGTGGTGACTACCAGCTTCAAACGACCGGCTATAACTAAAGCCAGCTCCAGCAATTAATGTTTTTGCCACTTCTTCGGAAACCATATGCTGTGGAGCTGGACCAAGTCCGCCAAATGAATCCTTCCACTCCATGAGTATTAACTGTCCATGAGGCTTGAGTATCCTTGAAATTTCTTTAAACAGTGCCTGTTTGTCATCGATAAGAAACAGTGTGTTTGAAAGAAAGGCAATATCACATGATGCGTCTTTTAATTTCGTACCTCCGTGTCGTTCGAGATCACCCCAAATGACTTCAATGTTTCTTCTCCCTGACTTGTTTGCGTTTTGCTGAAGTGTCCCGACAAGCTCTTTTTGAATTTCAACCGCATACACCTTTCCTCGATCACCTACTATTCGAGCAAGTGGAACAGTAAACACGCCCGTGCCAGCACCAAGGTCAGCGACAATAGTACCGACTTGGATTGGTAAATTTGAAACTATTGTTTCAGGGTGAGCAAATGCACGAGTAGATTGAGACTGTTCTATTGACATGCCCTAATTAAAGCACGACCGCAGCAGCAAGCGCATCCCCATCGCGCAGTTTCATAATGCGAACACCTTGAGTCTGTCTTCCAAGAGACGGAATTTCAGTGCTGTCCACTCGAATCACCTGACTCTTCTTAGACATTGCAACAAGTTCTGCATCAGGATCAGAGATAACTTTTGCGTTAATGATCTTTCCAGTCTTTGATGTAACGTCAGCAGTCTTGATACCTGATCCTCCACGGCCTTGTACCTTGTATTCCTTGGCAGCTGTCTTTTTTCCGTATCCATTTTGTGTAACCACAAGGATCTCAACATTCTTTGCATCCTTCTTAATGACGTCAGCTGCAATAACTGCATCATCCTTATCCACACTCATCGCACGCACCCCAGCAGCTGCGCGTCCCATTTCTCGGATATCATCTTCGTCAAAACGAATTGATTGGCCACCTTCGGTAACAACAGAGACAGTATCTCCCTTCTCAACAAAAACAGCTGAGATGAGTTCATCTCCTGAAACAAGCTTGATTGCGATGATGCCGTTTCTTCGCACATCGT
It encodes the following:
- a CDS encoding class I SAM-dependent methyltransferase, with product MSIEQSQSTRAFAHPETIVSNLPIQVGTIVADLGAGTGVFTVPLARIVGDRGKVYAVEIQKELVGTLQQNANKSGRRNIEVIWGDLERHGGTKLKDASCDIAFLSNTLFLIDDKQALFKEISRILKPHGQLILMEWKDSFGGLGPAPQHMVSEEVAKTLIAGAGFSYSRSFEAGSHHYGIIFTK